The DNA sequence TCCGAACAGTTGCTGTTGGAGGTCGGTGATGCGGTGTTTTACTCGAGATGACGTCCCGCATGgaccgccgtcgccgccacctTAACGATTTCCGGCGGCAATTGGCGGGAGGATTGCGCCGGAAGCCCCGCACGCGAACGTTTAGGATTGTACAAGCAAAATTCGTAAGTTTGAGACCGACAATTAGCTGCATCTCGTCCAATAAGTTTAGGGTCGAGCGATAATTTGCTTGTTTTTCGATGCCTAGGTTGAAAATACTCTTAGCaagagatttttaattttttgcaagTTAATTACATTTCTACATGGAGAAAATAGGGCATGAAGGATTGTAAATttctttcattctctctctctttttctcaccAAGTGTTTGAAACACTGGtattgaattttccaatttttttggcgACTTAAGTTGTCTGAAAATTTCCTCCGGTATTTTTCCTCGAGACTATGGCTATCCCGTTCCGGCCTAGGCATGCTATGCACGTCGATTATCTACATCAAACAAACTAATGCTTAATCGGGGTTAGCGAAGTTACTCATTCTAGAAAAAGCTctttttatttcgcaaaaaaaaaaaaaaatctgaaaaatactttcccgaaatgatcgcttgtatcgcttgaaataatcgaTAATAATTTAGATCTAAGCAATTTTGTGGGCGAAAGAaacattttttcatttgttcaattttttgtaaacgatacaagatatcattttaaaaataaactttttgctaatcatttactttttcacaaaacaaacggagctcgAGAAATTTTCATGATCACGGAAATCTAATTTCCAATGAAGTATATAGCAACTTTATTTCGACGAAAAATTACccgaaatgcaattttttttttttttatcacagcTAATGTACGGACGTTGGATCACTCAAATTTTATGGAGGGGAAAGCACGTGATTGTCTCATGACATGTTTGATGAAAGTTTGAATGGAAACTAAAGCCTCCACGTTGGTTATGAAAGTGACTTTTCTTGCGTCTTTGGTAAGAATGCGAAACCGACGACGTCGTAATTAAAAATTACGTATAATTTAAACTCGATAGTTTATGTCAGTCATGTCTTCACGTTTGTGTCAATTTTGTTCGTTACTTGATTACCTCGATGTGATTGTAGGGCAAGCTTGGAGGAAGGTTCTCAAAAGACCGCAGAAGACTATCCAAATCTGTCCTCGTTGGCCCGTTCCCCCACTGTCGTCGGCACTTCCCGGCGATGGTGGATCGACGGCAGCGGCGGCCCTCTCATGCatcttctctctattttttttttcttttgtatttttttttaatttgcgtATTTTCAATATAACTTAAATGAATTTCGTATTAAAAAGCGGTTTTGGATTACATGACCTTATTTTAGCCACATCATCGTCACataggagagaaaaaaataataaaaaggctacgtcagcatttttccattaatgaaaatggacggagttaacggaaagaCTTGATTACTCCAATTTGACaggttttaagatttgattatatatattttagagttttaggatttaattacacttttaaAAATGCATTTATCCCGATTTAAGTTCAATTCTAGGCCGGTCCGATTCGATCTGAATCaattcggttccaattttaaaatCTATGGAACGGGAGGGGGTGTGGTCGACCACAGTTAGGACTCAAAGACAAAAGGGGCAACGTTTTAACCCTGGTTTCGTCCCTTGTCCTGTTCCTTTGCCTCCTCCATTTTACCATTTTCATGCTGCTCTGATTAACAGACCGACCCCCACCCTTTCCTCTTCTCTCCATAcgggaaagagggaaaaactcGCGATAGTGGCGGCATCTTCTCGTCTCGTTGGATCATCCGGTGGCGTAATAAAATATCAGTTGGAGATGAAAGGAAGCAATAAATTCTCCGGGGTTAATAAACTAATAATTGTCTTCTTGGCTTTCGATAGAGGACCTCTCTGTTTGTTCGGTTCCTGTtcgagagaaagcgagagagagagagagaaggaagaagacgaaagtGGCTACTACTCCttccattcattcatttattcattCATGAAGATCTGAGAGAAagaggagatagagagagagagagagagagagagagaaagaagggaaCCCAACAAAAGGCAGgtaaggggggaagagagaagagaagtcGAGTTTTATTAAATGGCGGGTGTTGGTTTCTTTTGGAGTTTAGCGATGTCTGCCAGAAAGTATCAAACCAGATGCAGACCAAACCAAAGCCCTCTGTTTATCTCCTCTGCATCAGATGGGGTTTTTGTATTTCGCTACTGAAGTTCGCAGCAGCAGCTGCTGCGCTCTGATCGCccattaactctctctctctctctctctctctctctctctgagcctGTGACTTGTCACGGGCGCAGTGGACTTGCAGAAAGTTTTGGTTTTCTGAGTGGGAGAAGCAAGTTTTACCCTATTTCCAGCCATAAAAATACCATCTTTGTGCCTTTTGAGGTTCTCTGTGGCCTTGAATCTGTTCTCTGCTCCACTGTTTGCctctcaggaaaaaaaaaaaaaaaggagtggttTTGCCCCCCTCATGCACCACAAGAAGACGCCCCGGTTCTTCTTTCTTCGGCTTATGATTCAAGAGAGAACCTCCGGGACGCTTCGTATCCGATTTCTTTGATGATTTTCTGTGGCCCTGCACGAGTCTTGAGGTATGGACAAATTCTTCTTGTTTGCTCTTGTGACGTCGTGCAATTCAGCGTGAGAAAAGCTCTCATTTTTCCACTTCTCTTGCGTTCTGATTTCACATGGGTTCATGTTTTAAACCTCAAATTTCTCAGGTTGTGAGTATTTCCTTCTACAAATCGACCTTGATCCTTGTTCTCAATCTCGCTGTCACGAAAAGTGTAAAGAACGGAAGAAAATTGCAAGAAACCCCAGCTCTGCGAGTGAAAAGCAAGAAATGACGGTATTGAAGGAAGCAGAGAGGAGCTTGGATCCGCAGCTTTGGCACGCGTGCGCGGGAGGGATGGTCCAAATGCCTCCAGTGAACTCCAGAGTCTTCTACTTCCCTCAGGGCCATGCTGAGCACGCTTCCTCTGCTGTCGATTTCGCCGGCTGCTCCGGCGTCCCGCCCCTCGTCCTCTGCCGCGTGTCCTCCGTCAAGTTCTTGGCCGACCCCGAGTCGGACGAGGTCTTCGCCAAGCTCAGCCTCGTCCCTCTGCCCAACACCGAGCTCGATTTCGAGGACGAAAGGGCCTTGGAGGCGGCAACCGGATCCGACAACCCTGAGAAGCCGGCCTCCTTTGCTAAAACGCTGACTCAATCCGACGCCAACAATGGCGGCGGCTTTTCCGTGCCACGGTACTGTGCTGAGACGATTTTCCCAAGGCTTGACTACTCGGCTGATCCTCCGGTTCAGAACGTCATCGCGAAGGATGTGCACGGCGAGACGTGGAAGTTCCGGCATATCTACAGGGGGACTCCTCGACGGCACTTGCTGACCACTGGATGGAGCACTTTCGTGAACCAGAAGAAGCTCGTCGCTGGCGACTCGATTGTGTTCCTTAGGACTGAGAGTGGAGATCTCTGCGTCGGGATTCGGCGCGCCAAGAGAGGAATCGGAGGGGAATCTCCGTCTGCATGGAGTTCCGGTGGGGGTGGGAGTTGTGTTCAGCAGTTTGGTGGGTTCTCGATGCTGCTGAGGGAGGAAGAGAGCAAACTGATGCGGAACACATCCAATGCGGGTTTTGACGGTGGTTTTAGAGGAgggaagggaaaagagaggCCCGAGTCAGTGATCGAGGCGGCCGCTCTGGCTGCAAATCGGCAGCCGTTCGAGGTGGTGTACTACCCAAGGGCAAGCACGCCAGAGTTTTGCGTCAAGGCGTCGTCAGTGAAGGCGGCGATGAGGATACAGTGGTGTTCGGGGATGAGGTTTAAGATGGCTTTCGAGACAGAAGACTCTTCGCGGATAAGTTGGTTCATGGGGACCATTTCCTCTGTTCAGGTCGCGGATCCCATCCGCTGGCCGAATTCGCTATGGCGGCTCCTTCAGGTAACGCAGTTCTGCGACCTCTCTACGACTAATGATCTTGATCATAGTTGACATGCATTTCATAGTATTTACGTATTTCCAAACGAGTATGATAGTCACGGATTGAGAGTCCAAGAATGAATACAGTACAGAATGTTGTTTTTCTGCGTTGGACTTGTATCACCTAAGTGTTTATGGCGTATTTTCGCATTTAGAGACTATAATATTCTGGACATGTATCTAGAAAGCTGGCACATTTTGTGCGTCGACTACTGTTTCCCGCGAATGCCATTATATATATGGCTTAGTCCGCATCTTAGATGGCGTGTCCCTTCATTGGTCTTGGGCTAGTTTGCTTGTCGATGAGGACGAGAGTTTGACATGATAAATTTTGCTACTGTCAATGGGGAGTCTGGAAGCTCTTGCCCCCTTATTCAGTGTCAAAGATTCGATAGTATAGCTCTTGCCCCCTTATTCAGTGTCAAAGATTCGATAGTATCCTTGCTCTGGATTCACCGAGAAAATTAATGCTCGGAATCGTTTTGAGGTAAAAATGCTGAAGTTGTTAGaggcatttattttttataccgAAACGAAGAtgcatgttttgaaaaaaagaatttggagtAGTATGAGCATGTGGTGGCAATTGATTGACAGCATTAAGCAGTAGGTGCAATAGTTTATCCCTTTTCGGTTTTGATCAGCTTCGGGCACTTATGTCTTCCAGCCCATGCTGGCTCTTTTAAACTCATTCGGTCGGAGTACCATTGCAGGTGACTTGGGATGAACCGGACTTGCTACAAAATGTCAAGCGTGTCAGCCCGTGGCTGGTCGAATTGGTATCGAACATCCCGGCTATCCACATGTCGCCCTTCTCTCCACCGAGGAAGAAGTTGCGCCTGCCGCATTACCCGGATTTTCCATTCGACGGGAACTTCCTTGTCCCCTCGTTCTCAGGCAATCTCCACAGGCCCACAGGCCTCTTGTGTTGTCTATCTGATAATGCTCCTGCATGCATACAGGGAGCCAGGCAAGCTCAATTTGGAATACCCTTAACCGATCATCACCTTAACAACAGATTGCGGTTAGGGTTACTGTCGTCCAATTTACATCGTTTCGATCCACATTCTAGAAGTTCCAACAGCATCATGAAAGACAACATGCAGGGGAGTGAAAGTTTGTCATGCTTGCTTACAATGGGGAACTGTAGTCAGAGGTCAGAGAAATCTGGTGACGAGAAGAAGCATAAGTTCCTGCTCTTCGGACAACCTATACTCACGGAGCAGCAGATTTCACACGGTCGCTCTGGTGATGATGTTATCTCCGAAGTTGTCAGTGGCAAAGGTTCAACAGATGGAAACACGGCCAAGCTGAATTTCCTCTCTGATGGTGTGGGGTCAACTCTCAAGCAGGCTGGTGCCGGGTTTCTGTGGCGCCATGGCTTCGAAACCTCTGAACTTGACCTAGAAACGGGTCACTGCAAGGTCTTTATGGAGTCGGAGGATGTGGGAAGGACCCTCGATCTCTCGATTCTCAGTTCATATGAGGAGCTTTACAGGAAGCTTGGTAACATGTTTGGACTAGAGAGATCGGAGATGCCTAGCCATGTTCTCTACCGAGATACCGCTGGTACCGTCAAACGGACGGGAGATGAACCTTTCAGGTTCGGTAATTAAACTTACTTGGCCATACTGTCCAATCTTAGTGAAAGATTTAGTCTTGCTATCTGCAATTCCGTGACATTGTTGATGGTGCTTCTCTAGAGCTTGAGTTTTCATtgatgaaatctttttttttttttttttttccggttccATTGCTTGGCAGCGACTTTGCAAGAACAGCGAAGAGACTGACCATCTTCATGGATTCGGCTAGTCATGGCGTTGGAAGGtaagaatgaatgatttgatcTTCCTTGATGACCGGTTATCCGATTCCCTTTGCTTGTAGGTATCTCTTGGACCCTGTTTCATTGACAATGTTTCTCCTTAGATAAGATTTTTTTGGCATGAACTCCAGAGTGTGCTACTGTGCGAAACTGATTATGTCGGGATTTAAGTAGAAAAGACGTGGAATTTGAAGCCCTAAGTTCGGTTCTTAAATCGAAAGCAGCCCATCGTTCATGTATTGAGAAGCTCGTGAACTTCTGTTTGCAGGACATTGCTCACAGGGAGGAGGAACCCGGAGAACGGATTCGACTCGACCACTAAGGCAGGTCCGTTGAGCACGTATGCATAGTCCACGAGTTCGTGCAGCCCAAGGAAAAACACTCTGATTTTTCATTCGCGCCTCGCAATAATGCAAAGACAGTGAAAACGATTCCTATTTGTAATGATGTAGGAACATGTGGTGGATCTTGATGATGATGTTGTTCGTGTGTTTCCCTGATTCTGCAAAGGTGGTTTGTGTACCGATCCGATTTAGGAATAAGAGCAGGGCATGCGGTCATGTCCTTCATACTGTGTCCCGAGAAATAGAAGCGTCCCAGTTCGACAGATTTTAAATTTAGCAGAGTTTGATCGACCAGTTAGAGCTATTAAATATTACACGCCTCCTTCTAatagtttaagtttttagaatagaCATTTCATGAGACCTGACACATTTcttattgggaaaaaaaaaatttgcaataatGTTCCAATgtgactttgattttttttgggtcggagttCCAATGTGGCTTGAAGCTGCACATGGTAGAAGGACAAAATGAGTGCAATTAATGTACGGATTGCAcaacttttaactttttcccTGAACTTAGCTGAAAAGGGTTGTCCTTCTGAAAACGCCTCTTTGCTCGCAGCATTATTGAAAGTTCTCTCTAACCATAAAGCTCGCATAAAAGTTGGCTCAAACCCCTATTCTAGGACGACGCAACCTTTGCCTATTCTGGCGTGAATAATGGTGTCCATCAATGGAGTTTCTGGGTCTGAATGCGGCTGTCGAGGTTGGTACATTCGCTTTTGAACTCGGTGAATTCCATGTGTTGCCGATCA is a window from the Rhodamnia argentea isolate NSW1041297 chromosome 8, ASM2092103v1, whole genome shotgun sequence genome containing:
- the LOC115738271 gene encoding auxin response factor 22: MTVLKEAERSLDPQLWHACAGGMVQMPPVNSRVFYFPQGHAEHASSAVDFAGCSGVPPLVLCRVSSVKFLADPESDEVFAKLSLVPLPNTELDFEDERALEAATGSDNPEKPASFAKTLTQSDANNGGGFSVPRYCAETIFPRLDYSADPPVQNVIAKDVHGETWKFRHIYRGTPRRHLLTTGWSTFVNQKKLVAGDSIVFLRTESGDLCVGIRRAKRGIGGESPSAWSSGGGGSCVQQFGGFSMLLREEESKLMRNTSNAGFDGGFRGGKGKERPESVIEAAALAANRQPFEVVYYPRASTPEFCVKASSVKAAMRIQWCSGMRFKMAFETEDSSRISWFMGTISSVQVADPIRWPNSLWRLLQVTWDEPDLLQNVKRVSPWLVELVSNIPAIHMSPFSPPRKKLRLPHYPDFPFDGNFLVPSFSGNLHRPTGLLCCLSDNAPACIQGARQAQFGIPLTDHHLNNRLRLGLLSSNLHRFDPHSRSSNSIMKDNMQGSESLSCLLTMGNCSQRSEKSGDEKKHKFLLFGQPILTEQQISHGRSGDDVISEVVSGKGSTDGNTAKLNFLSDGVGSTLKQAGAGFLWRHGFETSELDLETGHCKVFMESEDVGRTLDLSILSSYEELYRKLGNMFGLERSEMPSHVLYRDTAGTVKRTGDEPFSDFARTAKRLTIFMDSASHGVGRTLLTGRRNPENGFDSTTKAGPLSTYA